One region of Labrus mixtus chromosome 1, fLabMix1.1, whole genome shotgun sequence genomic DNA includes:
- the LOC132979992 gene encoding arylamine N-acetyltransferase, pineal gland isozyme NAT-10-like, which yields MNLEEYFKRIGFHGSFEKPDLATLNLIHKQHTMSVPFENLDIHCGERIVLDLEVIFEKIVRNDRGGWCMENNFLFGWVLREMGYETFTCGSRVFNNVLNDFQTIESHLIHIVSIMGKRYLADVSFGVSSQIWEPLELVSGKDQPQPPGVFCLKEKGGFWVLEKTARKPEVLNPAFAKSNLVNKKDVHLIYGFELVPRDIDTFFEANNSLQTNPDSLFTNKSICSLQTPTGLRVLVGWTYSEVTFKPEKGVDIFNMRDITDDEIEPILKQKFNIKLLNRLQPANKKASYTL from the coding sequence ATGAATTTGGAGGAATACTTCAAAAGAATCGGTTTCCATGGCTCATTTGAAAAGCCAGATCTTGCAACACTGAACTTGATCCACAAACAACACACCATGTCGGTGCCATTTGAAAACCTCGACATTCACTGTGGTGAGAGGATCGTCTTGGACCTGGAGGTTATCTTTGAAAAGATAGTGAGGAACGACCGTGGGGGTTGGTGCATGGAgaacaacttcctgtttggctGGGTGCTGAGAGAAATGGGCTATGAAACTTTCACCTGTGGCTCCAGAGTTTTCAACAATGTCCTCAATGACTTTCAGACgattgaatctcatctcatccaCATTGTCTCTATCATGGGAAAGAGGTATTTAGCAGATGTAAGCTTTGGGGTGTCTTCCCAAATATGGGAGCCCCTGGAGCTTGTTTCTGGGAAGGACCAACCTCAACCACCGGGTGTGTTTTGTCTTAAAGAAAAGGGGGGTTTTTGGGTGCTAGAGAAGACTGCTAGAAAGCCAGAGGTTCTCAATCCGGCCTTTGCTAAATCAAATCTGGTAAACAAGAAGGATGTGCATCTGATCTATGGCTTTGAACTGGTGCCTCGTGACATAGATACTTTCTTTGAGGCCAACAACAGTCTCCAGACAAACCCTGATTCATTGTTCACCAATAAATCCATATGCTCTTTGCAAACTCCAACAGGACTCAGAGTCCTTGTTGGTTGGACGTACAGTGAGGTCACCTTCAAACCTGAGAAAGGTGTTGATATCTTTAACATGAGAGACATAACAGATGACGAGATTGAGCCAATTCTTAAGCAAAAGTTCAACATAAAACTGCTGAACAGACTGCAGCCTGCTAACAAAAAGGCATCCTACACACTCTGA
- the cnep1r1 gene encoding nuclear envelope phosphatase-regulatory subunit 1 yields the protein MNSLEQAEDLKAFERRLTEYVSCLQPATGRWRMILIVVSVCTATGAWNWLIDPDTQKVSFFSSLWNHPFFTISCITLIALFFAGIHKRVVAPSIIAARCRTVLAEYNMSCDDTGKLILKPRPNIQ from the exons ATGAACTCCTTGGAACAGGCCGAAG ACCTGAAGGCTTTTGAGAGAAGACTGACAGAGTATGTCTCCTGTTTACAACCTGCTACAGGCAGGTGGAGAA TGATTCTGATagtggtgtctgtgtgtacgGCCACTGGTGCTTGGAACTGGTTAATTGACCCCGACACACAGAAG gtttctttcttttcatcactATGGAATCATCCCTTCTTTACCATCAGCTGCATCACTCTTATAGCTCTCTTTTTTGCTGGGATACACAAACGGGTCGTGGCACCATCAAT TATTGCTGCTCGCTGTCGGACAGTTTTAGCAGAATACAACATGTCCTGTGATGAT acTGGGAAACTTATTCTCAAGCCTAGACCGAACATCCAGTAA
- the heatr3 gene encoding HEAT repeat-containing protein 3: protein MGKSKTTKFKRPQFNAVGLPVNAVKEEDPEEEQHDEDCCPAAELLEKLQSPSADVREFACASISRVVQQSQTIPGFLQRDAVRRLGPMLLDGSLAVRETATGALRNLSACGGQEVCEDMVKHDVMTPLTALLRECCAGFESAAAPTTDQKNAVEDVANEAVNLLWNLCESSSHALSVFNKAGLLDVVVQCMEKHPHNIELAISAAHCLHTVTEDNSELLCSLNTAVVGVLENALPSSQPGMAHVLFRTLAAGTLWNIKGSLPAARQAQTLNAVVATLSQCLDLDSGTVIPELRRAEDVRNRNTPAADIEEQVAGELAEEEMDEEEEAPKHKRNGKAARADNDFSDLLPRGKEELREATALLTAQQTSLEIIVNMCCSDDPSDDEWEEESSSDESDMGPDGLCDGVSNLMSPLCLSAEVHTALINQSIPEKVLKKSGFPVKEAVDVCKQNPSWRSLIKKMKRVQSRALTCLHSILSSMDAESLGGAAALQEAAQHLSTLVFGAQEIPKDEEFLEAVISAMRSLLQMIASKNIPQCMTPQQLMSLSEAATRCEVVSLRVNAVAILGITGSTLAKEKGTAETLQMIGNALLQVAMKDADLVVNGEALDALFDVFADGDEAEIAAKNIQLLPALKALQPVFKAKIRKEGRGKYSPQQLCVLDNIKVNLRRFIGYLEKVVKK, encoded by the exons ATGGGTAAAAGTAAAACCACGAAGTTTAAACGACCGCAGTTTAACGCTGTCGGTCTGCCGGTGAACGCTGTGAAGGAGGAAGACCCTGAGGAGGAACAGCACGATGAAGATTGTTGTCCAGCTGCAGAGTTGCTGGAGAAA CTGCAGAGTCCCAGTGCAGACGTGCGAGAGTTTGCATGTGCCAGCATCTCTCGGGTGGTGCAGCAGAGTCAGACTATCCCGGGTTTCCTTCAGAGGGATGCTGTGAGGCGCCTCGGGCCCATGTTGCTGGACGGTAGCCTGGCTGTCAGGGAGACTGCCACTGGGGCGCTCAG GAATCTGAGTGCATGTGGCGGTCAGGAGGTGTGTGAGGACATGGTGAAGCACGACGTCATGACTCCTCTGACAGCACTGCTTAGAGAG TGCTGTGCTGGATTTGAGAGCGCCGCTGCACCAACGACAGACCAGAAGAATGCAGTGGAGGATGTAGCTAATGAGGCTGTTAACCTCTTGTGGAATCTATG TGAGAGCAGCAGCCatgctctgtctgtgttcaaCAAAGCTGGTCTCCTTGATGTCGTAGTCCAGTGTATGGAGAAACACCCACACAACATTGAACTGGCCATATCTGctg CACACTGCTTGCACACGGTGACTGAGGATAACTCAGAGCTGCTCTGTAGCTTGAACACTGCTGTGGTTGGAGTCCTGGAGAACGCACTGCCGTCATCTCAGCCAGGCATGGCACATGTCCTCTTCAGGACTTTAGCTGCAG GGACTCTGTGGAACATAAAAGGAAGTCTGCCTGCTGCCCGTCAGGCTCAGACCCTCAACGCTGTGGTGGCCACCTTGTCACAGTGCTTGGACCTGGACTCGGGTACAGTGATACCTGAACTCAGACGAGCAGAAGATGTGCgtaacagaaacacaccagCTGCTGACATAGAAGAGCAGGTGGCAGGAgagctggcagaggaggagatggacgaggaggaggaagcaccTAAACACAAGAGGAACGGAAAAGCAGCGAGAGCTGATAACGACTTCTCTGACCTCTTGCCT AGGGGcaaggaggagctgagggaggCAACGGCCTTGCTGACAGCCCAGCAAACGTCCTTGGAGATCATTGTCAACATGTGCTGCTCTGATG ACCCATCCGACGATGAGTGGGAGGAGGAGTCAAGCAGCGATGAAAGCGACATGGGTCCTGATGGCCTTTGTGACGGAGTGTCAAATCTAATGTCTCCACTGTGTTTGTCAGCTGAGGTTCACACAGCCCTAATCAACCAGAGCATCCCTGAAAAG GTCCTCAAAAAGAGTGGGTTTCCTGTAAAAGAAGCCGTGGATGTGTGCAAACAGAACCCCTCCTGGAGAAGCCTTATAAAAAA GATGAAGCGCGTTCAGTCCCGGGCGCTGACCTGCCTCCACAGCATCCTCTCCTCCATGGACGCAGAGTCTTTAGGAGGAGCAGCCGCCCTGCAGGAGGCAGCACAGCACCTGTCAACCCTCGTCTTTGGGGCTCAAG AGATACCTAAAGATGAGGAGTTTCTAGAGGCCGTCATCAGTGCCATGCGTTCTCTTTTACAGATGATTGCTTCCAAAAATATCCCCCAG TGCATGACCCCCCAGCAGCTGATGAGCCTGAGTGAAGCAGCCACACGCTGTGAAGTTGTTAGTTTGAGGGTCAACGCCGTCGCAATTCTGGGCATCACTGGCAGCACATTAGCCAAAGAGAAGGGCACTGCTGAAACCCTTCAG ATGATTGGAAACGCCTTACTGCAAGTTGCTATGAAAGATGCTGACCTGGTCGTGAACGGAGAAGCCCTGGATGccttgtttgatgtttttgctgATGGAGACGAGGCAGAGATAGCTGCTAAAAACATCCAGTTACTACCTGCATTAAAGGCACTTCAACCTGTTTTTAAGGCAAAG ATCCGTAAAGAAGGACGAGGAAAGTACAGCcctcagcagctgtgtgtgctcGACAACATCAAAGTTAACCTGAGAAGATTCATCGGTTATCTGGAGAAGGtggtgaaaaaataa
- the tent4b gene encoding terminal nucleotidyltransferase 4B: MDPRIAWFQPEQRGPANNLWMQIWETTQGLGYMHVNNSYSTGSQSTASLKAIVNGASGAVLTSRNGVLDANTGIGEARTRGMSTLMGDAEITEQRDFIPLETNSNHNNRSTGRGGVVGGGQLQGSGVAVLWRGLTDGHPNKRKRDNKASTFGFNSSLLNSGSSLNTGSYDGFTGTPWKVRNYSEGIIGLHEEVNDFYEYISPRPEEEKMRLEVVDRIKGVIHDLWPSAEVQVFGSFSTGLYLPTSDIDLVVFGKWETLPLWTLEEALRKRNIADENSIKVLDKATVPIIKLTDSFTEVKVDISFNVKSGVKAARLIKEFKEKYPVLPYLVLVLKQFLLQRDLNEVFTGGIGSYSLFLMAVSFLQLHYREDVCSPNINIGVLLIEFFELYGRHFNYLKTGIRIKDGGCYVAKDEVQKNMMDGYRPSMLYIEDPLQPDNDVGRSSYGAMQVKQAFDYAYVVLSHAVSPIAKYYPNNETESILGRIIRITQEVDEYREWIRKNWGSPTQNDLPLNRNDVKLFESQQLDECNNNVPDDDDDDDVVVLPSAPHSKTSSNSSSPSPSLRSSPSSSPLSPSSTSSASSSSDADSDGTPCKTAKQQPSRGSSTHREKSAAVNNHRTQSLKTSTPSGNNKGGKARTPRSHQKSGHHGQQSASSSTKSHQNNKPHHQGNSKKRKNVRDSTQDDLCR, from the exons ATGGATCCGAGAATCGCCTGGTTTCAACCAGAACAACGTGGACCAGCCAACAACCTGTGGATGCAGATTTGGGAGACGACACAGGGACTCGGGTACATGCATGTAAATAACAGCTACAGCACTGGATCTCAGAGCACAGCGAGCCTGAAAGCGATCGTGAACGGGGCGTCGGGAGCCGTCCTTACCAGCAGAAACGGGGTACTTGACGCAAACACCGGTATCGGTGAAGCAAGGACTCGGGGAATGTCGACCTTAATGGGGGACGCAGAGATAACGGAACAACGGGACTTTATACCACTGGAAACCAATAGCAACCATAATAACCGATCCACGGGCAGGGGCGGTGTCGTCGGAGGGGGGCAGCTGCAGGGCAGCGGGGTCGCTGTGCTGTGGAGGGGGCTGACAGACGGACAccccaacaaaagaaaaagagacaataaAGCCAGCACTTTCGGATTCAATTCCAGCCTCTTGAACAGTGGCAGCAGCTTGAATACAGGAAGCTATGACGGGTTCACGGGAACGCCATGGAAAGTAAGGAACTACTCTGAAGGAATCATCGG GTTACACGAGGAGGTCAATGACTTCTACGAGTACATCTCCCCACGgccggaggaggagaagatgaggCTGGAGGTGGTGGACAGAATAAAGGGAGTCATCCATGACCTGTGGCCTAGTGCTGAG GTCCAAGTGTTTGGGAGTTTCAGCACTGGTCTTTATCTACCAACAAG TGACATTGACCTGGTAGTGTTTGGGAAGTGGGAGACCCTTCCCCTCTGGACGCTGGAAGAGGCTCTCCGGAAGAGGAATATTGCAGATGAGAACTCTATCAAAGTTTTGGACAAGGCCACG GTTCCCATCATCAAACTGACAGACTCCTTCACTGAGGTCAAAGTGGACATCAGCTTTAATGTGAAGAGTGGTGTTAAAGCTGCTCGACTCATCAAGGAATTCAAAGAG AAATATCCTGTACTGCCTTACCTGGTCCTGGTGCTGAAGCAGTTCCTACTGCAGAGAGACCTCAATGAGGTTTTTACCGGTGGAATTGGCTCCTACAGTCTGTTTCTCATGGCTGTCAGCTTCCTGCAG CTTCACTACAGGGAGGATGTCTGCAGTCCCAACATCAACATCGGTGTCCTCCTCATTGAATTCTTTGAGCTCTATGGTCGCCACTTCAACTACCTGAAAACAGGCATCAGGATAAAAGATGGCGGTTGCTACGTTGCCAAAGATGAGGTTCAGAAGAACATGATGGATGGTTACAGGCCCTCCATGCTCTACATCGAGGACCCTCTGCAGCCAG ATAACGATGTTGGCCGGAGTTCATATGGTGCCATGCAGGTGAAGCAGGCGTTTGACTATGCCTATGTGGTGCTCAGCCACGCCGTGTCCCCAATCGCCAAGTACTACCCCAATAATGAGACAGAGAG CATACTTGGCCGAATAATCCGTATAACACAGGAGGTGGATGAATACAGGGAATGGATCAGAAAGAACTGGGGGAGCCCGACTCAGAATGATCTGCCACTCAACA gAAACGATGTCAAACTGTTTGAGTCCCAGCAGCTCGATGAATGCAACAACAACGTCccagatgatgatgacgacgatgacGTTGTTGTTCTGCCGTCGGCTCCCCACAGCAAAACCTCATCCAACTCCTCCTCGCCATCACCTTCACTgcgctcctctccctcctcctccccgctgTCGCCTTCTTCCACATCCTCAGCCTCCAGCTCTAGCGATGCG GACTCTGATGGCACACCGTGTAAGACAGCCAAGCAGCAGCCCAGCCGGGGCTCCAGCACCCACAGAGAAAAGTCTGCTGCTGTCAACAATCACCGAACACAGAGCCTCAAAACCAGCACTCCATCTGGAAACAACAAGGGAGGAAAG GCCAGGACGCCTCGTTCCCACCAAAAGAGTGGCCACCACGGGCAGCAGAGTGCCTCCTCAAGCACCAAAAGTCACCAGAACAACAAACCACACCACCAGGGCAAcagcaaaaagaggaaaaatgtgCGAGACTCTACACAAGATGACCTCTGCAGATAG